A region from the Bos indicus x Bos taurus breed Angus x Brahman F1 hybrid chromosome 9, Bos_hybrid_MaternalHap_v2.0, whole genome shotgun sequence genome encodes:
- the OLIG3 gene encoding oligodendrocyte transcription factor 3: MNSDSSSVSSRASSPDMDEMYLRDHHHRHHHHQESRLNSVSSTQGDIVQKMPGESLSRAGAKAAGESSKYKIKKQLSEQDLQQLRLKINGRERKRMHDLNLAMDGLREVMPYAHGPSVRKLSKIATLLLARNYILMLTSSLEEMKRLVGEIYGGHHSAFHCGTVGHSAGHPAHAANAVHPVHPILGGALSSGNASSPLSAASLPAIGTIRPPHSLLKAPSTPPALQLGSGFQHWAGLPCPCTICQMPPPPHLSALSTANMARLSAESKDLLK, from the coding sequence ATGAATTCTGATTCAAGCTCTGTCTCCAGCAGAGCTTCATCTCCGGACATGGATGAGATGTATCTGAGGgaccaccaccaccgccatcaccaccaccaggagAGCCGCCTCAACTCGGTCTCGTCCACGCAGGGCGACATAGTGCAGAAGATGCCAGGGGAAAGCCTCTCGCGGGCCGGCGCCAAGGCCGCGGGCGAGAGCAGCAAGTACAAAATCAAGAAGCAGCTGTCGGAGCAGGACCTCCAGCAGTTGAGACTGAAGATCAACGGACGCGAGCGCAAGCGGATGCACGACCTGAACCTAGCCATGGACGGGCTGCGCGAGGTCATGCCATACGCACACGGGCCCTCGGTGCGCAAACTCTCCAAGATCGCCACTCTCCTACTGGCCAGAAACTACATCCTCATGCTCACCAGCTCCTTGGAGGAGATGAAGAGGTTGGTTGGTGAGATCTATGGGGGCCACCACTCGGCCTTCCACTGCGGGACCGTGGGCCACTCGGCCGGCCACCCAGCGCACGCCGCCAACGCCGTGCACCCTGTGCATCCCATCCTGGGCGGCGCGCTCTCCTCTGGCAACGCCTCGTCCCCTCTGTCCGCTGCCTCGCTGCCCGCCATCGGCACCATCCGGCCTCCCCACTCGCTGCTCAAGGCGCCGTCCACGCCTCCCGCGCTGCAGCTGGGCAGCGGCTTCCAGCACTGGGCCGGGCTGCCCTGCCCCTGCACCATCTGCCAGatgccgccgccgccgcaccTGTCCGCTCTGTCCACCGCCAACATGGCCAGGCTGTCTGCCGAGTCCAAGGACTTGCTCAAGTGA